TGTACTACAAGGCCCTGGGCACGGTGACGGCTCTGAACACCATCAATGTGCGCAGCCGGGTCGCGGGGGAACTGGTCAAGGTCAACTTCGAGGAAGGGCAGATGGTCAAGGCCGGCGACCTGCTGGCACAGATCGATCCGCGTCCGTACCAGAACGCCTTGCTCCAGGCCGAAGGCACCTTGCTGCAGAACCAGGCCCAACTGAAGAACGCCCAGGTCGACCTTGAGCGTTACCGCGGGCTGTACGCCCAGGACAGCATCGCCAAACAGACCCTGGACACCGCCGCGGCGCTGGTGGGGCAGTACCAGGGTACGGTCAAGACCAACCAGGCGGCGGTCAACGACGCCAAGCTCAACCTGGAATTCACCAACATCCGCGCGCCGATCGCCGGCCGCCTGGGCCTGCGCCAGCTGGACGTGGGCAACCTGGTGGCGGCCAACGACACCACCGCGCTGGTGATCATCACCCAGACCCAGCCCATCAGCGTGGCCTTCACCCTGCCGGAAAACAGCCTGGAAACCGTGCTCGCTCGCTACCACAGCGGCGCCAGGCTGGCGGTGGAAGCCTGGGACCGCGGTGACGTGAAGCTGCAGGCCACAGGCGTGCTGCAGAGCCTGGACAACCAGATCGACACCACCACCGGCACCCTGAAGTTCAAGGCGCGCTTCGATAACCGCGACCAGGGCCTGTTCCCCAACCAGTTCGTCAATGTGCGGCTGCTGGCCGATACCCTGAAGAACGTGGTGCTGGCGCCCTCGGCGGCGATCCAGTTCGGCACCAACGGCACCTTCGTCTACGCCCTGGATGGCGACAACAAGGTGAAGATCCGCCAGCTCAAGGTGGGCGCCAGCAACGGCGACTCGACGGTGATCCAGGACGGCCTCAAGGCCGGTGACCGGGTGGTGATGGAAGGCACCGACCGCCTCAAGGACGGCAGCGAAGTGGAAGTGGTCAACGACAGCATCGACGTGCCCACCACCCCCACCGAACACCTGCAAGGGCAGCCCGCCGGGGCACCGGCCGCAGACGGCAAGCCGGTTGATGGCAAGGCGCAAAAGGTCGGCGCATGAATTTCTCGCGGCTGTTCATCCTCCGTCCGGTAGCCACCACCCTGAGCATGCTGGCCATTGTCCTGGCCGGCCTGATCGCCTATCGCCTGCTGCCGGTGTCGGCCTTGCCCCAGGTGGACTACCCGACCATCCGGGTCATGACCCTGTACCCCGGGGCCAGCCCGGACGTGATGACCAGCGCGGTCACCGCGCCCCTGGAACGCCAGTTCGGGCAGATGCCCGGCCTGACCCAGATGGCCTCCACCAGTTCCGGCGGGGCCTCGGTGCTGACCCTGCGCTTCAGCCTCGATATCAATATGGACGTGGCCGAGCAGCAGGTGCAGGCGGCGATCAACGCTGCCACCAACCTGTTGCCCAAGGACCTGCCGGCCCCGCCGGTGTACAACAAGGTCAACCCGGCGGACACCCCGGTGCTGACCCTGGCCATTACCTCCAAGACCATGCTGCTGCCCAAGCTCAATGACCTGGTGGATACGCGCATGGCGCAGAAGATCGCCCAGATCAGCGGCGTCGGCATGGTCAGCATTGCCGGCGGCCAGCGCCAGGCGGTGCGGATCAAGGTCAACCCCGAGGCCCTGGCGGCCAACGGGCTGAACCTGGCGGACGTGCGCGCCCTGATTGGCGCCTCCAACGTCAACCAGCCCAAGGGCAACTTCGACGGCCCGACCCGGGTCTCGATGCTCGACGCCAACGACCAGTTGACCTCGCCCAAGGACTACGCCGAGCTGATCCTGGCCTACAACAATGGCGCGCCGCTGCGCCTGAAGGATGTGGCCGAGATCGTCGATGGCGCGGAGAACGAGCGCCTGGCGGCCTGGGCCAACGAGAACCAGGCGGTGCTGCTCAATATCCAGCGCCAGCCCGGGGCCAACGTGATCGAGGTGGTGGACCGGATCAAGGCGCTGCTGCCGAGCATCACCGACAACCTGCCGGCAGGCCTGGACGTCACCGTGCTCACCGACCGTACCCAGACCATCCGCGCTTCGGTCAAGGATGTGCAGCACGAGCTGTTGATCGCCATCGCGCTGGTGGTGATGGTGACCTTCCTGTTCCTGCGCCGCGCCAGTGCCACCATCATTCCTTCGATTGCCGTGCCACTGTCGCTGATCGGCACCTTCGGGGTGATGTACCTGGCCGGCTTCTCGGTGAACAACCTGACCCTGATGGCCCTGACCATCGCCACCGGCTTCGTGGTGGACGATGCCATCGTCATGCTGGAGAACATCTCGCGCTTCATCGAGGAGGGCGACAGCCCGATGCAGGCAGCGCTCAAGGGCGCCAGGCAGATCGGCTTCACCCTGATCTCCCTGACCCTGTCGCTGATCGCGGTGCTGATCCCGCTGCTGTTCATGGCGGATGTGGTGGGGCGGCTGTTCCGCGAGTTCGCCATCACCCTGGCGGTGGCGATCCTGATTTCCCTGGTGGTGTCCCTGACCCTGACCCCGATGATGTGCGCGCGGCTGCTCAAGCGTGAGCCCAAGCCTGAAGAGCAGGGGCGCTTCTACCGCGCCAGCGGGGCCTGGATCGACTGGCTGATCGAAAGCTACGGGCGCAAGTTGCAGTGGGTACTCAAGCACCAGTTCCTGACCCTGATGGTGGCCATCGGCACCCTGGGCCTGACCGTGTTCCTTTATATGGTGGTGCCCAAGGGTTTCTTCCCGGTGCAGGACACCGGGGTCATCCAGGGCATTTCCGAGGCGCCGCAGTCGGTGTCCTTCGCCGCCATGAGCCAGCGCCAGCAGGACCTGGCCAAGATCATCCTGCAGGACCCGGCGGTGCAAAGCCTGTCGTCCTACATCGGGGTGGACGGCGACAACGCCACCCTCAACAGCGGCCGCCTGCTGATCAACCTCAAGCCCCACAGCGAGCGCGACCTGAGCGCAGCCCAGGTGATCGCGCGGATCCAGCCCGAGGTGGACAAGCTGCTGGGCATCCGCCTGTTCATGCAGCCGGTACAGGACCTGACCATCGAGGACCGGGTCAGCCGCACCCAGTACCAGTTCAGCCTGTCGTCGCCAGATGCCGAGCTGCTGAGCCTGTGGAGCAATCGCCTGGTGCAGGCCCTGGCCCAGCGCCCGGAGCTCACCGACGTGGCCAGCGACCTGCAGGACAAGGGCCTGCAGGTGTTCATGGTGATCGACCGTGACGCCGCGTCCCGGGTCGGGGTTTCGGTGGCGAACATCACCGACGCCCTGTACGACGCCTTCGGCCAGCGCCAGATCTCCACCATCTACACCCAGGCCAGCCAGTACCGGGTGGTGCTCCAGGCCCAGGCCGGCGAGCGCATCGGGCCCCAGGCCCTGGAGCAGATCCACGTCAAGACCACCGATGGCGGCCAAGTGCGGCTGTCGAGCCTGGCCCATGTCGAGGAGCGCCAGGCGCAACTGGCCATCGCCCATATCGGCCAGTTCCCGGCGGTGATGATGTCCTTCAATCTGGCTCCGGGCGTGGCCCTGGGCAAGGCGGTGGACGTGATCGAGCAGGTGCAGCAGGAGATCGGCATGCCGGTGGGCGTGCAGACCCGCTTCCAGGGCGCGGCGGAAGCCTTCCAGGCCTCGCTGTCGAGCACCTTGCTGCTGATCCTGGCGGCGGTGGTGACCATGTACATCGTGCTCGGCGTGCTCTATGAGAGCTATATCCACCCGATCACCATCCTCTCCACCTTGCCCTCGGCGGCGGTGGGGGCCTTGCTGGCGCTGATCCTCAGTGGCAACGACCTGGGCATGATCGCCATCATCGGCATCATCCTGCTGATCGGCATCGTCAAGAAGAACGCAATCATGATGATCGACTTCGCCCTCGACGCCGAACGCCACCAGGGCATGGCCCCGGAACAGGCTATCTACCAGGCGGCGCTGCTGCGTTTCCGGCCGATCCTGATGACCACCCTGGCGGCGCTGTTCGGCGCCGTGCCACTGATGCTGGCCACCGGTTCCGGCGCCGAGCTGCGCCAGCCCCTGGGCCTGGTGATGGTGGGCGGCCTGCTGGTGAGCCAGGTGCTGACCCTGTTCACCACGCCGGTGATCTACCTGTACTTCGACCGCCTGGGCCGGCGCTTCGGCAAGCGTGAAGACGCCCAAGAGGTGGAGGCATGAAGGGCCGCAGCCTGCCTCAAGCCTGGAGCGTGTCGGCATGAACCTCTCCGGCCCCTTCATCAAGCGCCCGGTGGCGACCATGCTGTTGTCGCTGGCGATCATGCTGCTGGGCGGCGTCAGCTTCGGCCTGCTGCCGGTGGCGCCGCTGCCGCAGATGGACTTCCCGGTGATCGTGGTCCAGGCCAGCCTGCCCGGGGCCAGCCCCGAGGTCATGGCCTCCACCGTGGCCACGCCCCTGGAGCGTTCCTTCGGCGCCATCGCCGGGGTCAACACCATGAGCAGCCGTTCCAGCCAGGGCTCGACCCGGGTGATCCTGCAGTTCGACCTGGACCGCGACATCAACGGCGCGGCACGGGAGGTGCAGGCAGCCATCAACGCCTCGCGCAACCTGCTGCCCAGCGGCATGCGCAGCATGCCTACCTACAAGAAGGTCAACCCGTCCCAGGCGCCGATCATGGTGCTGTCGCTGACTTCCGATGTGCTGGAGAAAGGCCAGCTCTACGACCTGGCCTCGACCATCCTGTCCCAGAGCCTGTCCCAGGTGCAGGGCGTGGGCGAAGTGCAGGTCGGTGGCAGCTCCTTGCCGGCGGTGCGCATCGAACTGGAGCCGCAACTGCTCAACCAGTACGGCGTAGCCCTGGACGACGTGCGCAATGCCATCGCCAATGCCAACCAGCGCCGGCCCAAGGGCTCGGTGGAGGATGACCAGCGGCTGTGGCAGATCCAGGCCAACGACCAGTTGGAAAAGGCCCGTGACTACGAGCCGCTGATCATCCACTACAACAATGGCGCGGCCCTGCGCCTGAAGGACGTGGCCAAGGTCAGCGACGGCGTCGAGGACCGCTACAACAGCGGCTTCTTCAACGACGACGCGGCGGTGCTGCTGGTGATCAACCGCCAGGCCGGGGCCAACATCATCGAGACGGTGAACGAGATCAAGGCTCAGTTGCCGGCGTTGCAGGCGGTGCTGCCGGCCAGCGTCAAGCTCAACCTGGCCATGGACCGCTCACCGGTGATCAAGGCCACCCTGCACGAGGCCGAGATGACCCTGCTGATCGCCGTGGCCCTGGTGATCCTGGTGGTGTACCTGTTCCTCGGCAACTTCCGCGCCTCGCTGATCCCGACCCTGGCGGTACCGGTATCCCTGGTGGGCACTTTTGCCATCATGTACCTCTACGGTTTTTCCCTGAACAACCTGTCGCTGATGGCGCTGATCCTTGCCACCGGGCTGGTGGTGGACGATGCCATCGTGGTGCTGGAGAACATCTCCCGGCACATCGACGAAGGCATCGCGCCGATGAAAGCGGCGTACCTGGGGGCCAAGGAGGTGGGCTTCACCTTGCTGTCGATGAACGTGTCGCTGGTGGCGGTGTTTCTCTCGATCCTGTTCATGGGCGGGATCATCGAGAGCCTGTTCCGCGAGTTCTCCATCACCCTGGCCGCGGCCATCGTGGTATCGCTGGTGGTGTCCCTGACCCTGACCCCGATGCTCTGCGCGCGCTGGCTCAAGCCCCACACCCCGGGCCAGGAGAACCGCCTGCAACGCTGGAGCCGGCGCAGCAACGACTGGATGATGGGCAAGTACGCCACCAGCCTGGACTGGGTGCTGCGGCACAGGCGCCTGACCCTGCTCAGCCTGCTGCTGACCATTGGCGTCAACGTGGCCCTGTACGTGGTGGTGCCCAAGACCTTCATGCCCCAGCAGGACACCGGCCAGTTGATCGGTTTTGTCCGCGGCGACGACGGCCTGTCCTTCAGCGTGATGCAGCCGAAGATGGAAATATTCCGCCGCGCCGTGCTCAAGGATGCGGCAGTGGAGAGCGTGGCCGGCTTTATCGGTGGCAACAACGGCACCAACAACGCCTTCATGCTGGTACGCCTGAAGCCGATCAAGGAACGCAATATCTCGGCGCAGAAGGTCATCGAGCGCCTGCGCAAGGAAATGCCCAAGGTGCCCGGCGCGCAACTGATGCTGATGGCCGACCAGGACCTGCAGTTCGGCGGCGGCCGCGAGCAGACCACCTCGCAGTATTCCTACATTCTGCAAAGCGGCGACCTGGGCGAGTTGCGCCAGTGGTACCCGAAAGTGGTGACGGCGCTGCGCGCCTTGCCTGAGCTCACCGCCATCGACGCCCGGGAAGGCCACGGTGCCCAGCAAGTGACCCTGATGGTGGACCGCGACCAGGCCAAGCGCCTGGGGGTGGACATGGACATGGTCACCGCGGTGCTCAACAACGCCTACAGCCAGCGGCAGATCTCCACCATCTACGACAGCCTCAACCAGTATCAGGTGGTGATGGAGGTCAACCCGAAATACGCCCAGGACCCGATTACCCTGAATCAAGTGCAGGTGATTACCGCCGACGGCGCGCGGATTCCGCTGTCGGCCATCGCCCACTATGAAAACAGCCTGGAAGACGACCGGGTCAGCCATGAAGGGCAGTTCGCCTCGGAAAGCATTTCCTTCGACATGGCCGAGGGCGTAACGGTGGAGCAGGGCACCGCCGCCATCGAACGGGCGATCGCCAAGCTGGGCATGCCCGAAGACGTGATCGTCAAGATGGCCGGCACCGCCGATGCCTTCGCCGCCACCCAGAAGAGCCAGCCGTTCATGATCCTCGGCGCGCTGCTGGCGGTGTACCTGGTGCTGGGGGTGCTCTATGAAAGCTACATCCACCCGCTGACCATCCTCTCCACCTTGCCCTCGGCCGGGGTTGGCGCCTTGCTCTCGATCTATGTGCTGGGTGGTGAGTTCAGCCTGATCTCGCTGCTGGGGCTGTTCCTGTTGATCGGGGTGGTGAAGAAGAACGCGATCCTGATGATCGACCTGGCGCTGCAACTGGAGCGGCACCAGGGCCTGGACCCGTTGCAGTCGATCCGCAGCGCCTGCCTGCAACGCCTGCGGCCGATCCTGATGACCACCCTGGCGGCGATCCTCGGCGCCTTGCCGTTGCTGCTGGGCGGGGCCGAAGGCTCGGAAATGCGCCAGCCCCTGGGCCTGACCATCATTGGCGGCCTGGTCTTCAGCCAGGTCCTGACCCTCTACACCACCCCGGTGGTCTACCTCTATCTCGATCGCCTGCGCCACAAGTTCAACCACTGGCGTGGGGTCCGTACCGATGCTGCTCTGGAAACGCCGCTATGACCGACCAATCGTCCCGTCCCGTTACTCTGCTGTCCGCCCAGCGCCTGGCCATGGCCCGGGGCTCGCGGGCCTTGAGCCTGGGCCTGTGCGTGCTGCTGCTCAGCGCCTGCGCCATCGGTCCCGACTACCAGCGCCCGCAGGTGGCCGAGCCGGTGCACTACAAGGAAGCCGAAGGCTGGCGCCAGGCCAACCCCAGCGACGCCCTGGCCCGTGGCGCCTGGTGGGAGCTGTACGGCGATGCCCAGCTCAATGGCCTGATCGACAAGCTCAACAGTTCCAACCAGAGCGTGGCCCAGGCCGAGGCGCAGTTCCGTCAGGCCCGGGCCCTGGTGCGCAGCTCCCGGGGTTCGTTCTTTCCCAGTGTCGACCTGAGCGCCGGCAAGACCCGCGCCAGCCAGGGCACCGGCAGCAGCAGTTCGGCCCTGAGCAGTTCCAGCAGCGGCATTCGCGACACCTACAACACCCAGTTGGGGGTGAGCTGGGAAGCGGACGTGTGGGGCAAGTTGCGCCGTGACCTGGAAGCCAACGAGGCCAGCGCCGAGGCCAGCTTCGCCGACCTGGCGGCCATGCGCCTGAGCCAGCAGTCCGAGCTGGCGCAGAACTACCTGCAACTGCGGGTGATCGATGAGCAGAAGCGCCTGCTGGAGGCCACGGTGGCGGCCTATCAGCGCTCCCTGACCATGACCCAGAACCAGTACCAGGCCGGGGTCTCCGGCAAGGACGCGGTGGCCCAGGCCCAGACCCAGCTCAAAAGCACCCAGGCCGACCTGATCGACCTGATCTGGCAGCGGGCGCAGTTCGAGAACGCCATCGCCGTGCTGATCGGCGTGCCGCCGGCAGAGTTCAACCTGGCCGAGAGCAAGACCATCCCCGTGCTGCCCCAGGTGCCGTTAGGCGTGCCGTCGCAACTGCTGGAGCGGCGCCCGGACATCGCCTCGGCGGAGCGTTCGGTGATTGCCGCCAACGCCAAGATCGGCGTGGCCAAGGCCGCCTATTACCCGGACCTGACCCTGAGCCTGGCCGGCGGCTACAGCAGCAGCACCTACGCCGACTGGATCAGCCTGCCCAACCGCTTCTGGTCGGTAGGGCCGAAACTGGCCATGACCCTGTTCGACGGCGGCCAGCGTTCGGCGGAAGTGGACCGCACCGAGGCGGTGTACGACCAGACCGTGGCCAAGTACCGGCAGACCGTGCTCGACGGTTTCCGCGAGGTGGAGAACTACATGGTCCAGCTCAAGGTTTTGGAGGACGAGGCGGGGGTGCGCCAGCAGGCCCTGGATTCGGCCCGCGAGGCCCTGCGCCTGACCGAGAACCAGTACAAGGCCGGGCTGATCGCCTACCTGGATGTGGTCACCAGCCAGACCACAGCCCTGAGCAACGAGCGTAGCGTGCTCAGCCTGTTGCAGAGCCGGCTGATCGCCAGCGTGCAGTTGATCGCCGCCATGGGCGGTGGCTGGGATGGCCAACTGCAGGCCAGCGAGCAGAAATAGGCCCTTGAAGGCCTTGCAGCAAGGTGGCTGCAAGGCCTGCTCGACAGCCTCAGGCAAAGTGCATCCGGAGCCGTTTGCAACTGCTCACGACTTCCCGCAAAGCCCATGCCCACAGGGCTTGTAGGGGTATGAGACAGCCGAAAACGGCGTTCTGTCCGACTAATGGCTTTTTGCTAACTTTGTAGATGCGTTCTTCCACGCAATCAGTACAATCTGCGGTTTTGCCCGCCGCGCAGGGATGTCGGCACAACGGCCAAGAGACGCCTCATGCTCATCGGTAGCTACTCCTCCGCACTGGTCCTGATCTCCATTTTCGTGGCGATCCTCGCTTCCTATACTGCCCTTGACCTGACCGGGCGCATTGCCACCACCACCGGCCGTGCCGCTTATCTATGGATGATGGGCGGAGCCCTGGCCATGGGCGTCGGTGTGTGGTCCATGCACTTTATCGGCATGCTGGCCTTCAGCCTGCCCATTGATCTGGGCTACGACATCCAGCTCACCGCCTTGTCGTTGCTGATCTCGATCCTGTCCTGCGGCTTTGCCCTGTGGCTGGTGAGCCAGCCGCGGCTGCCGCTGTGGCAGTTGCTGTTCGGCGCACTGGTCATGGGCTCGGGCATCAGTGGCATGCACTACACCGGCATGGCGGCCATGCGCATGCAGCCGGGCATCGACTACGACCCGAGCCTGTTCGGCGCCTCGCTGCTGATTGCCTTCGGCGCGTCGCTGGCGGCGCTGTGGATTGCCTTTCGCCTGCGCCAGAACACCCCTTACGTACGTCTGGCCCGGACCGGCGCGGCGATTGTCATGGGCTTTGCCATCGTCGGCATGCATTACACCGGCATGGCCGCGGCGCGTTTCGCCGATGGCAGTTTCTGCGGCGCCCTGGGCAACGGCCTGAGCGGCAAGGGCCTGGACAACCTGGTGCTGATCACCACCCTGGCGGTGCTGATCATTGCCTTGCTGACCTCGGTGCTGGATGCGCGGCTGGAAGCCCGCACCGCGGTGCTGGCGCAATCGTTGACCGAAGCCAACAAGGAACTGACCCAACTGGCGTTGCACGACACCCTGACCGGGCTGCCGAATCGCATTCTGCTGGCCGACCGCATTGACCAGGCGATGCACCGGGTCACTGCCCATGGTGGCTGTTTTGCGCTGATGTTCATCGATCTGGACGGTTTCAAGCCGGTCAACGACGCCTTTGGCCACCACATGGGCGACCAGTTGCTGCGCGAAGTGGCCCAGCGCCTGCGCGAGGATTTGCGCAGCGAAGACACCCTGGCGCGGATCGGCGGCGATGAGTTCGTGCTGCTGGTGCAACTGGCCGAGCCGGACGATGCCCTGCGCCTGGCGGCACGCCAGGTGGGGCTGGTATCGCGCTCGTTCCGGGTGGCCGAGCACGACCTGCAGATTTCCGCCAGCATCGGCATTGCGGTGTACCCGGGCAATGGCCTGAGTGCCCAGGAACTGCTGATGAACGCCGATGCGGCGATGTACCACGCCAAGGGCACCGGCAAGAATGGCTACAGCTTTTTCGATGCCTCGATGAACAGCAATGCCCGGCGCCAGCTGCAATTGCTGCAGGACCTGCGCAATGCCCTGGAGCATCATCAGTTCCGCCTGCACTACCAACCCAAGTTCGACGCTGCCAATGGCCTGCCGGTGGGGGCCGAGGCGCTGTTGCGCTGGGAGCATCCCCAGCATGGCCTGCTGCTGCCGGACAAGTTCATCGAACTGGCGGAGAAGACCGGGCTGATCATTGCCATCGGCGAGTGGGTGCTCAACGAGGCCTGCCGGCAGATGCGCGAGTGGTACGTCCAGGGCTACACCGACTGGCGCATCGCGGTGAATCTCTCGGCCTTGCAGTTCTGCCATGCCGGGCTGGTCAGGAGCGTGGCCAATGCCCTGGAACGCTACCACCTGCCGGCCAACAACCTGACCCTGGAAATCACCGAAACCACGGCAATGAACGACGCCGATGTCAGCATGCTTGTCCTGCAACAGCTGGCGGACATGGGGGTGGACCTGTCCATCGACGATTTCGGCACCGGCTATTCCAGCCTGATGTACCTCAAGCGCCTGCCGGCCAACGAGCTGAAGATCGACCGCGGCTTCGTCCGCGACCTGGAGCACGACAGCGACGATGCCGCCATCGTCTCGGCCATTGTCGCCCTGGGCCAGGCACTGGGCCTGCGGATCGTCGCCGAGGGCGTGGAAACCGGGGTGCAGCAGACCTTCCTCACCCAACTGGGCTGTGATTCCCTGCAAGGCTATTTCCTTGGCCATCCGCTGCCGCCCGAAGGTTTCATGCAGGGCATCCACCGGGGCGAAGAAAAAGCCTGAGCCTCTCGCCTTGCCGGCTGCGGTCGCGATCTGGCGGCAGTTCGCAGGGATATGGCCGCCGCCCAGGTCCCTGCCGGTTTGCGCCGTCGGTGCGCGGGGCTACCGTGCACTTCTACTGGCTTGATGTGGCACATTTGCGCAGTTTTCATCGCCGCCCGCGCGGTGTTTAATGGCTCGC
The DNA window shown above is from Pseudomonas protegens CHA0 and carries:
- a CDS encoding MdtA/MuxA family multidrug efflux RND transporter periplasmic adaptor subunit, whose product is MVDHSMQSSVSRNSRRWLFGLFVLLLVVGLCWKFWPASTHQEAAGQKAAAGHTGRSGSMRPGFGGASGPIPVRVSPVTQGDFAVYYKALGTVTALNTINVRSRVAGELVKVNFEEGQMVKAGDLLAQIDPRPYQNALLQAEGTLLQNQAQLKNAQVDLERYRGLYAQDSIAKQTLDTAAALVGQYQGTVKTNQAAVNDAKLNLEFTNIRAPIAGRLGLRQLDVGNLVAANDTTALVIITQTQPISVAFTLPENSLETVLARYHSGARLAVEAWDRGDVKLQATGVLQSLDNQIDTTTGTLKFKARFDNRDQGLFPNQFVNVRLLADTLKNVVLAPSAAIQFGTNGTFVYALDGDNKVKIRQLKVGASNGDSTVIQDGLKAGDRVVMEGTDRLKDGSEVEVVNDSIDVPTTPTEHLQGQPAGAPAADGKPVDGKAQKVGA
- a CDS encoding MdtB/MuxB family multidrug efflux RND transporter permease subunit yields the protein MNFSRLFILRPVATTLSMLAIVLAGLIAYRLLPVSALPQVDYPTIRVMTLYPGASPDVMTSAVTAPLERQFGQMPGLTQMASTSSGGASVLTLRFSLDINMDVAEQQVQAAINAATNLLPKDLPAPPVYNKVNPADTPVLTLAITSKTMLLPKLNDLVDTRMAQKIAQISGVGMVSIAGGQRQAVRIKVNPEALAANGLNLADVRALIGASNVNQPKGNFDGPTRVSMLDANDQLTSPKDYAELILAYNNGAPLRLKDVAEIVDGAENERLAAWANENQAVLLNIQRQPGANVIEVVDRIKALLPSITDNLPAGLDVTVLTDRTQTIRASVKDVQHELLIAIALVVMVTFLFLRRASATIIPSIAVPLSLIGTFGVMYLAGFSVNNLTLMALTIATGFVVDDAIVMLENISRFIEEGDSPMQAALKGARQIGFTLISLTLSLIAVLIPLLFMADVVGRLFREFAITLAVAILISLVVSLTLTPMMCARLLKREPKPEEQGRFYRASGAWIDWLIESYGRKLQWVLKHQFLTLMVAIGTLGLTVFLYMVVPKGFFPVQDTGVIQGISEAPQSVSFAAMSQRQQDLAKIILQDPAVQSLSSYIGVDGDNATLNSGRLLINLKPHSERDLSAAQVIARIQPEVDKLLGIRLFMQPVQDLTIEDRVSRTQYQFSLSSPDAELLSLWSNRLVQALAQRPELTDVASDLQDKGLQVFMVIDRDAASRVGVSVANITDALYDAFGQRQISTIYTQASQYRVVLQAQAGERIGPQALEQIHVKTTDGGQVRLSSLAHVEERQAQLAIAHIGQFPAVMMSFNLAPGVALGKAVDVIEQVQQEIGMPVGVQTRFQGAAEAFQASLSSTLLLILAAVVTMYIVLGVLYESYIHPITILSTLPSAAVGALLALILSGNDLGMIAIIGIILLIGIVKKNAIMMIDFALDAERHQGMAPEQAIYQAALLRFRPILMTTLAALFGAVPLMLATGSGAELRQPLGLVMVGGLLVSQVLTLFTTPVIYLYFDRLGRRFGKREDAQEVEA
- a CDS encoding efflux RND transporter permease subunit, with the translated sequence MNLSGPFIKRPVATMLLSLAIMLLGGVSFGLLPVAPLPQMDFPVIVVQASLPGASPEVMASTVATPLERSFGAIAGVNTMSSRSSQGSTRVILQFDLDRDINGAAREVQAAINASRNLLPSGMRSMPTYKKVNPSQAPIMVLSLTSDVLEKGQLYDLASTILSQSLSQVQGVGEVQVGGSSLPAVRIELEPQLLNQYGVALDDVRNAIANANQRRPKGSVEDDQRLWQIQANDQLEKARDYEPLIIHYNNGAALRLKDVAKVSDGVEDRYNSGFFNDDAAVLLVINRQAGANIIETVNEIKAQLPALQAVLPASVKLNLAMDRSPVIKATLHEAEMTLLIAVALVILVVYLFLGNFRASLIPTLAVPVSLVGTFAIMYLYGFSLNNLSLMALILATGLVVDDAIVVLENISRHIDEGIAPMKAAYLGAKEVGFTLLSMNVSLVAVFLSILFMGGIIESLFREFSITLAAAIVVSLVVSLTLTPMLCARWLKPHTPGQENRLQRWSRRSNDWMMGKYATSLDWVLRHRRLTLLSLLLTIGVNVALYVVVPKTFMPQQDTGQLIGFVRGDDGLSFSVMQPKMEIFRRAVLKDAAVESVAGFIGGNNGTNNAFMLVRLKPIKERNISAQKVIERLRKEMPKVPGAQLMLMADQDLQFGGGREQTTSQYSYILQSGDLGELRQWYPKVVTALRALPELTAIDAREGHGAQQVTLMVDRDQAKRLGVDMDMVTAVLNNAYSQRQISTIYDSLNQYQVVMEVNPKYAQDPITLNQVQVITADGARIPLSAIAHYENSLEDDRVSHEGQFASESISFDMAEGVTVEQGTAAIERAIAKLGMPEDVIVKMAGTADAFAATQKSQPFMILGALLAVYLVLGVLYESYIHPLTILSTLPSAGVGALLSIYVLGGEFSLISLLGLFLLIGVVKKNAILMIDLALQLERHQGLDPLQSIRSACLQRLRPILMTTLAAILGALPLLLGGAEGSEMRQPLGLTIIGGLVFSQVLTLYTTPVVYLYLDRLRHKFNHWRGVRTDAALETPL
- a CDS encoding efflux transporter outer membrane subunit; the protein is MTDQSSRPVTLLSAQRLAMARGSRALSLGLCVLLLSACAIGPDYQRPQVAEPVHYKEAEGWRQANPSDALARGAWWELYGDAQLNGLIDKLNSSNQSVAQAEAQFRQARALVRSSRGSFFPSVDLSAGKTRASQGTGSSSSALSSSSSGIRDTYNTQLGVSWEADVWGKLRRDLEANEASAEASFADLAAMRLSQQSELAQNYLQLRVIDEQKRLLEATVAAYQRSLTMTQNQYQAGVSGKDAVAQAQTQLKSTQADLIDLIWQRAQFENAIAVLIGVPPAEFNLAESKTIPVLPQVPLGVPSQLLERRPDIASAERSVIAANAKIGVAKAAYYPDLTLSLAGGYSSSTYADWISLPNRFWSVGPKLAMTLFDGGQRSAEVDRTEAVYDQTVAKYRQTVLDGFREVENYMVQLKVLEDEAGVRQQALDSAREALRLTENQYKAGLIAYLDVVTSQTTALSNERSVLSLLQSRLIASVQLIAAMGGGWDGQLQASEQK
- a CDS encoding putative bifunctional diguanylate cyclase/phosphodiesterase is translated as MLIGSYSSALVLISIFVAILASYTALDLTGRIATTTGRAAYLWMMGGALAMGVGVWSMHFIGMLAFSLPIDLGYDIQLTALSLLISILSCGFALWLVSQPRLPLWQLLFGALVMGSGISGMHYTGMAAMRMQPGIDYDPSLFGASLLIAFGASLAALWIAFRLRQNTPYVRLARTGAAIVMGFAIVGMHYTGMAAARFADGSFCGALGNGLSGKGLDNLVLITTLAVLIIALLTSVLDARLEARTAVLAQSLTEANKELTQLALHDTLTGLPNRILLADRIDQAMHRVTAHGGCFALMFIDLDGFKPVNDAFGHHMGDQLLREVAQRLREDLRSEDTLARIGGDEFVLLVQLAEPDDALRLAARQVGLVSRSFRVAEHDLQISASIGIAVYPGNGLSAQELLMNADAAMYHAKGTGKNGYSFFDASMNSNARRQLQLLQDLRNALEHHQFRLHYQPKFDAANGLPVGAEALLRWEHPQHGLLLPDKFIELAEKTGLIIAIGEWVLNEACRQMREWYVQGYTDWRIAVNLSALQFCHAGLVRSVANALERYHLPANNLTLEITETTAMNDADVSMLVLQQLADMGVDLSIDDFGTGYSSLMYLKRLPANELKIDRGFVRDLEHDSDDAAIVSAIVALGQALGLRIVAEGVETGVQQTFLTQLGCDSLQGYFLGHPLPPEGFMQGIHRGEEKA